The proteins below come from a single Streptomyces sp. M92 genomic window:
- a CDS encoding SDR family NAD(P)-dependent oxidoreductase — translation MSRPLTVVTGGSRGIGAATCLRLAADGHDVVVGYVRDDSAAEAVVAGVREAGGRGLAVRADTSAESDVERLFEVAEERLGPVTGLVSNAAVTGPLGRLADSDTATLRRVLDVNLLGVLLCSRRAAQLMTARGGGAIVNVSSGAATIGSPGEYVHYAATKAGVDALTLGLAKELGPDGIRVNAVAPGVVDTEMHAAMGDPERARRMGAAVPMGRPGRAEEIAAAISWLMSPDASYTTGAVLRVAGGR, via the coding sequence ATGTCACGTCCCCTCACGGTGGTCACCGGTGGCAGCCGGGGCATCGGTGCCGCCACCTGTCTGCGGCTCGCCGCCGACGGGCACGACGTCGTCGTGGGCTATGTGCGGGACGACTCGGCCGCCGAGGCGGTCGTGGCCGGGGTGCGCGAGGCGGGTGGCCGCGGCCTCGCGGTGCGGGCGGACACCTCGGCGGAGTCCGACGTCGAGCGGCTCTTCGAGGTGGCGGAGGAGCGGCTCGGCCCGGTGACGGGCCTGGTGAGCAACGCGGCCGTGACCGGGCCGCTCGGCCGGCTCGCCGACAGCGACACCGCGACCCTGCGCCGGGTCCTCGACGTCAACCTGCTGGGGGTGCTGCTGTGCTCCCGCCGCGCCGCGCAGCTGATGACCGCGCGGGGCGGCGGCGCGATCGTGAACGTGTCGTCGGGCGCCGCGACCATCGGCAGCCCGGGGGAGTACGTCCACTACGCGGCGACCAAGGCGGGCGTCGACGCCCTCACCCTGGGCCTGGCCAAGGAACTCGGCCCGGACGGAATCCGCGTCAACGCCGTCGCGCCCGGGGTCGTCGACACCGAGATGCACGCGGCCATGGGCGATCCGGAACGCGCTCGGCGAATGGGCGCGGCCGTCCCGATGGGCCGCCCCGGCCGGGCGGAGGAGATCGCCGCGGCGATCTCCTGGCTGATGTCGCCGGACGCCTCGTACACGACGGGTGCGGTGCTGCGGGTGGCCGGCGGACGCTGA
- the lnt gene encoding apolipoprotein N-acyltransferase, with translation MRILGHWLASPWRRSATAVLAGALPVLAFPGPALWWWAWIALVPWLLLARGAPRGKRAVYDGWCGGFGFMLAMHHWLLPNLHVFTFVVAALLGALWAPWGWLVRRMLGGAPSAGRVAAALVVLPSGWLAVELVRSWEGLGGPWGVLGASQWQVAPALRLASVGGVWLLSFLVVAVNVAVAVLVAVRRARVPALAGLLATAAATSAAWVWSPRPDGGERVAIGVVQPGVVAGADSADRRFDREEELTRGLAGRDLDLIVWGESSVGFDLDDRPDLARRLAALSGETGADILVNVDARRSDKPGIYKSSVLVGPDGPTGDRYDKMRLVPFGEYVPARSLLGWATSVGEAAGEDRRRGSEQVVMDVGDGLRVGPMVCFESAFPDMSRRLAADGAEVLLAQSSTSTFQHTWAPEQHASLAALRAAETGRPMVHSTLTGVSAVYDANGARIGSWLGTDASESRVYEVPVTHGTTPYVRFGDWTLHASLLILAAWGVGEGVRAVRLRRNARAPRVPPAHTAHGSPARPGH, from the coding sequence ATGAGGATCCTCGGTCACTGGCTCGCCTCCCCGTGGCGCCGTTCGGCCACCGCCGTACTCGCCGGCGCGCTGCCCGTGCTCGCCTTTCCGGGCCCGGCCCTGTGGTGGTGGGCCTGGATCGCCCTGGTGCCCTGGCTGCTGCTGGCCCGCGGCGCGCCGCGCGGGAAGCGCGCCGTGTACGACGGCTGGTGCGGCGGCTTCGGCTTCATGCTGGCCATGCACCACTGGCTGCTGCCCAACCTGCACGTGTTCACGTTCGTCGTCGCGGCGCTGCTCGGAGCGCTGTGGGCGCCCTGGGGCTGGCTGGTGCGCCGGATGCTGGGCGGGGCGCCCTCGGCCGGTCGGGTGGCGGCGGCGCTCGTGGTACTGCCGTCGGGCTGGCTGGCGGTGGAGCTGGTCCGCTCCTGGGAGGGGCTCGGCGGCCCCTGGGGCGTGCTCGGCGCGAGTCAGTGGCAGGTGGCGCCGGCGCTGCGCCTCGCCTCGGTGGGCGGGGTGTGGCTGCTGAGCTTCCTGGTGGTGGCCGTCAACGTCGCCGTGGCGGTGCTCGTCGCCGTCCGCCGGGCCCGGGTGCCCGCTCTCGCGGGGCTCCTGGCCACCGCCGCGGCGACCTCCGCCGCCTGGGTCTGGTCCCCGCGCCCCGATGGCGGTGAGCGGGTGGCGATCGGGGTGGTGCAGCCGGGCGTCGTCGCCGGGGCGGACAGCGCCGACCGGCGTTTCGACCGCGAGGAGGAGCTGACCCGAGGGCTCGCCGGCCGGGACCTCGATCTGATCGTCTGGGGCGAGAGCAGTGTCGGCTTCGACCTGGACGACCGGCCCGATCTGGCCCGGCGGCTCGCGGCGCTGTCGGGGGAGACCGGCGCTGACATCCTGGTCAACGTGGACGCGCGGCGCTCGGACAAGCCGGGCATCTACAAGAGTTCGGTGCTCGTCGGTCCCGACGGCCCGACCGGCGACCGGTACGACAAGATGCGGCTCGTTCCCTTCGGGGAGTACGTCCCGGCGCGTTCGCTGCTGGGCTGGGCGACGTCGGTGGGCGAGGCGGCGGGCGAGGACCGGCGGCGGGGCAGTGAGCAGGTGGTGATGGACGTCGGGGACGGGCTGCGCGTCGGGCCGATGGTGTGCTTCGAGAGCGCGTTCCCCGACATGAGCCGCCGGCTCGCCGCCGACGGTGCCGAGGTCCTGCTCGCCCAGTCGTCCACGTCGACCTTCCAGCACACCTGGGCGCCGGAGCAGCACGCCTCGCTCGCCGCGCTGCGCGCCGCCGAGACCGGCCGGCCGATGGTGCACTCGACGCTGACCGGCGTCTCGGCCGTCTACGACGCGAACGGCGCGCGGATCGGTTCGTGGCTCGGTACGGACGCGAGCGAGTCGCGGGTGTACGAGGTCCCGGTGACGCACGGGACGACGCCGTACGTCCGCTTCGGCGACTGGACGCTGCACGCGTCCCTGCTGATCCTCGCGGCGTGGGGCGTCGGCGAGGGCGTACGGGCGGTGCGGCTCAGGCGGAACGCTCGTGCACCGCGCGTACCACCCGCTCACACAGCTCATGGGTCTCCAGCGCGTCCCGGGCACTGA
- a CDS encoding Gfo/Idh/MocA family protein gives MKVGVIGLGDIAQKAYLPVLAVLPGVELHLQTRTPATLTRIGEKLRLAPERLHADLDALLAAGLDAAFVHAPTAVHPEIVTRLLEAGVPTYVDKPLAYELADSERLVTLAEERGTSLAVGFNRRHAPGYAQCAEHPRELIIMQKNRTGLPEDPRTMVLDDFIHVVDTLRFLVPGPVDDVTVRARVQDGLLHHVVLQLAGDGFTALGVMNRLSGSAEEILEVSGQDTKRQVVNLAEVIDHKGQPTVRRRGDWVPVARQRGIEQAVLAFLDAVRAGKVLSARDALETHELCERVVRAVHERSA, from the coding sequence GTGAAGGTCGGCGTCATCGGACTCGGCGACATCGCGCAGAAGGCCTATCTGCCGGTGCTCGCCGTCCTGCCCGGGGTGGAACTGCACCTGCAGACCCGCACCCCCGCCACGCTCACCCGGATCGGGGAGAAGCTGCGCCTTGCGCCGGAGCGGCTCCACGCCGACCTCGACGCGCTCCTGGCCGCGGGCCTCGACGCCGCCTTCGTGCACGCGCCGACCGCCGTCCACCCCGAGATCGTGACCCGGCTGCTCGAAGCCGGCGTCCCGACCTACGTCGACAAGCCGCTCGCCTACGAACTCGCCGACTCCGAGCGCCTGGTGACCCTCGCCGAGGAGCGCGGCACCAGCCTCGCCGTCGGCTTCAACCGGCGCCACGCCCCCGGCTACGCGCAGTGCGCCGAGCACCCGCGCGAGCTGATCATCATGCAGAAGAACCGCACGGGCCTGCCCGAGGACCCCCGCACGATGGTCCTCGACGACTTCATCCACGTCGTCGACACGCTCCGCTTCCTGGTGCCGGGCCCGGTCGACGACGTCACCGTGCGCGCCCGCGTCCAGGACGGCCTGCTCCACCACGTCGTGCTCCAGCTCGCCGGCGACGGTTTCACCGCCCTCGGCGTCATGAACCGGCTCAGCGGCTCGGCGGAGGAGATCCTCGAGGTCTCCGGTCAGGACACCAAACGCCAGGTGGTCAACCTCGCCGAGGTGATCGACCACAAGGGCCAGCCGACCGTGCGGCGGCGCGGCGACTGGGTCCCGGTGGCCCGGCAGCGCGGCATCGAACAGGCGGTGCTCGCCTTCCTGGACGCGGTGCGCGCCGGCAAGGTGCTCAGTGCCCGGGACGCGCTGGAGACCCATGAGCTGTGTGAGCGGGTGGTACGCGCGGTGCACGAGCGTTCCGCCTGA
- a CDS encoding FAD-dependent monooxygenase: MPGVKRAVVIGGGIGGLTAAAALHQRGLRVTVLERAASLQPIGAAISLSPNALRALDVIGLGDEIRDLAAWQGDGGLRTPGGRWLSRSNAEAAAARFGGPLVLLHRATLIDRLAALLPADAVRTAADTRLADPGDRDRPARVRTPHGELEADLVVAADGIRSGVRGTLFPRHPGPVYSGFTTWRVVIPVPGADFASHETWGRGRIWGTHPLKDGRVYAYAAAVAPPGGHASDERAELLHRYGDWHDPIPAVLAAARPEDVLRHDVHHVVEPLPAYHGGRVALVGDAAHAMPPTLGQGGNQAIEDAIVLAHHCDDLAAYTAARLPRTTAIARQAVKVARLNLMTNRAGTAVRDAAIAALSKAGPALFLRSFDGIADWRPPRSPYASRQTQAGER; the protein is encoded by the coding sequence ATGCCAGGCGTGAAACGGGCCGTCGTGATCGGCGGCGGGATCGGCGGGCTGACCGCGGCGGCGGCCCTGCACCAGCGCGGCCTGCGCGTCACCGTCCTGGAGCGGGCCGCCTCGCTCCAGCCGATCGGCGCGGCGATCTCCCTGTCGCCCAACGCGCTGCGCGCCCTGGACGTCATCGGGCTCGGGGACGAGATCCGCGACCTCGCCGCCTGGCAGGGCGACGGGGGACTGCGCACACCGGGCGGACGCTGGCTCTCCCGCTCGAACGCCGAGGCCGCCGCGGCACGCTTCGGCGGTCCGCTGGTGCTGCTGCACCGGGCCACGCTCATCGACCGCCTGGCCGCGCTGCTGCCGGCGGACGCCGTCCGCACCGCCGCCGACACGCGGCTCGCCGACCCCGGCGACCGCGACCGGCCGGCCCGCGTGCGCACCCCGCACGGCGAGCTGGAGGCCGATCTGGTCGTCGCGGCCGACGGCATCCGCTCCGGCGTACGCGGCACGCTGTTCCCGCGCCACCCGGGGCCCGTCTACTCCGGCTTCACCACCTGGCGGGTGGTGATCCCCGTCCCCGGCGCCGACTTCGCCTCGCACGAGACCTGGGGCCGGGGCCGCATCTGGGGCACGCACCCGCTCAAGGACGGCCGGGTCTACGCCTACGCCGCCGCCGTCGCTCCGCCGGGCGGGCACGCGTCCGACGAGAGGGCCGAGCTGCTCCACCGGTACGGCGACTGGCACGACCCGATCCCCGCCGTCCTCGCCGCCGCCCGCCCCGAGGACGTCCTGCGCCACGACGTGCACCACGTAGTGGAGCCGCTGCCCGCCTACCACGGCGGCAGGGTCGCCCTCGTCGGCGACGCCGCGCACGCCATGCCGCCCACCCTCGGACAGGGCGGCAACCAGGCGATCGAGGACGCGATCGTGCTCGCCCACCACTGTGACGACCTGGCCGCCTACACGGCCGCGCGTCTGCCCCGTACCACCGCCATCGCCCGGCAGGCCGTGAAGGTCGCCCGCCTCAACCTGATGACCAACCGGGCCGGCACCGCCGTGCGCGACGCCGCGATCGCCGCGCTGTCCAAGGCCGGCCCCGCCCTCTTCCTGCGGAGCTTCGACGGCATCGCCGACTGGCGGCCCCCGCGGTCCCCGTATGCTTCCCGGCAGACCCAGGCAGGCGAGCGTTAG
- a CDS encoding TetR/AcrR family transcriptional regulator: protein MPARTASPAPPTGASRADLVADAALALLAERGMRGLTHRAVDEAAALPQGSTSNVARTRQALLELAVRRLADREARVLALHEMPDPRSGLDALVDALALATHRALTRNRALTLARYELALEATRRPELRAHFDAAGARFRDQLGALVTAMGSAHPARHVLSLVAWADGLMFSCVAGSFHAEVPDPAEVRAGLRELLDGLLGE from the coding sequence ATGCCCGCACGCACCGCATCCCCCGCGCCCCCCACGGGCGCCTCCCGCGCCGACCTCGTCGCCGACGCCGCTCTCGCCCTGCTCGCCGAGCGCGGCATGCGCGGACTCACCCACCGCGCGGTCGACGAGGCGGCCGCGCTCCCCCAGGGCTCCACCTCCAACGTCGCCAGGACCCGGCAGGCACTCCTGGAACTGGCGGTGCGCCGCCTGGCCGACCGGGAGGCGCGGGTGCTGGCGCTGCACGAGATGCCGGACCCGCGGTCCGGGCTCGACGCCCTGGTGGACGCGCTGGCACTGGCCACGCACCGCGCGCTGACCCGGAACCGCGCGCTGACCCTGGCCCGCTACGAACTGGCCCTGGAGGCCACGCGCCGCCCGGAACTGCGGGCCCACTTCGACGCGGCGGGCGCCCGGTTCCGGGACCAACTGGGCGCGCTCGTCACCGCCATGGGCTCGGCCCACCCCGCCCGGCACGTGCTGTCACTGGTCGCCTGGGCGGACGGGCTGATGTTCAGTTGCGTGGCCGGGTCCTTCCACGCCGAGGTTCCGGACCCGGCGGAGGTGCGGGCCGGGCTGCGCGAGCTGCTGGACGGGCTGCTGGGCGAATGA
- a CDS encoding DinB family protein yields MTTERREPAPESDERTMLEGWLEYHRQTLAWKCEGLTDAQLRTAAAEPSTLSLLGLVRHMAEVERSWYRRVLADEDAEPIYYTDADPDGEFRVTGSDTFADAHATWQAEIEAARRNAAGVPLDAPTRGKHRRTGERYTLRWIHTHMIEEYARHNGHADLLRERIDGATGD; encoded by the coding sequence ATGACGACCGAGCGCCGCGAGCCCGCCCCCGAATCCGACGAACGCACCATGCTGGAGGGCTGGCTGGAGTACCACCGGCAGACCCTCGCGTGGAAGTGCGAGGGCCTCACCGACGCCCAGCTCAGGACCGCCGCCGCCGAGCCCTCCACGCTGTCCCTGCTGGGGCTGGTGCGGCACATGGCCGAGGTGGAGCGCAGCTGGTACCGCAGGGTGCTGGCCGACGAGGACGCCGAGCCCATCTACTACACGGACGCGGACCCAGACGGCGAATTCCGGGTGACCGGGTCGGACACCTTCGCGGACGCCCACGCCACCTGGCAGGCCGAGATCGAGGCGGCCCGGCGCAACGCGGCCGGCGTCCCCCTCGACGCGCCGACCCGGGGCAAGCACCGGCGCACCGGTGAGCGCTACACCCTGCGCTGGATCCACACCCACATGATCGAGGAGTACGCCCGCCACAACGGGCACGCCGACCTGCTCCGCGAACGCATCGACGGTGCCACGGGCGACTGA
- the ung gene encoding uracil-DNA glycosylase produces the protein MTDIAMLPESWREVLGGELQEPYFKELMEFVEEERANGPVYPPREEVFAALEATPYDRVKVLVLGQDPYHGEGQGHGLCFSVRPGVKVPPSLRNIYKEMHAELGTPIPDNGYLMPWAEQGVLLLNAVLTVRAGEANSHKARGWELFTDAVIRAVANRPDPAVFVLWGNYAQKKLPLIDEARHTVVKGAHPSPLSAKKFFGSRPFTQINEAVAAQGHEAIDWTVPNLG, from the coding sequence GTGACCGACATCGCCATGCTGCCCGAGTCCTGGCGCGAGGTGCTGGGCGGCGAACTGCAGGAGCCCTACTTCAAGGAGCTGATGGAGTTCGTCGAGGAAGAGCGGGCGAACGGCCCCGTCTACCCACCGCGCGAGGAGGTCTTCGCCGCGCTGGAGGCCACACCGTACGACCGGGTGAAGGTGCTGGTCCTCGGGCAGGACCCGTACCACGGCGAGGGCCAGGGGCACGGGCTGTGCTTCTCGGTCCGGCCGGGCGTCAAGGTCCCGCCGTCCCTGCGCAACATCTACAAGGAGATGCACGCGGAGCTGGGCACCCCGATCCCGGACAACGGCTATCTGATGCCGTGGGCGGAGCAGGGCGTCCTGCTGCTCAACGCGGTGCTCACGGTCCGGGCCGGCGAGGCGAACTCGCACAAGGCCCGGGGCTGGGAGCTGTTCACCGACGCGGTGATCCGCGCGGTGGCGAACCGGCCCGACCCGGCGGTGTTCGTCCTGTGGGGCAACTACGCGCAGAAGAAGCTGCCGCTGATCGACGAGGCGCGGCACACGGTGGTCAAGGGCGCGCACCCCTCGCCGCTGTCGGCGAAGAAGTTCTTCGGCTCCCGCCCGTTCACGCAGATCAACGAGGCGGTCGCGGCGCAGGGCCACGAGGCGATCGACTGGACCGTCCCGAATCTGGGCTGA